One Candidatus Methylomirabilota bacterium genomic region harbors:
- the purN gene encoding phosphoribosylglycinamide formyltransferase produces MSERLRVGVLASGRGSNFRALAEAAAAGRIPAAIVVLICDRPGAPVLDIARAHRVDAVVLDGKQQPSREAHEKAVIAALEERRVGLVCLAGYMRLLTAAFVDHFRGRLLNIHPSLLPAFPGLHPHRQALGHGVKVAGATVHFVDEGTDTGPIVLQAAVPVRPDDTETTLSERILAEEHRLYPEAVRLFAEGRLEIRGRQVHIRESS; encoded by the coding sequence ATGTCTGAGCGGCTGCGGGTGGGTGTCCTGGCCTCGGGCCGCGGATCCAACTTCCGGGCGCTCGCCGAGGCCGCAGCGGCCGGCCGCATCCCCGCCGCGATCGTGGTGCTGATCTGCGACCGGCCGGGCGCGCCGGTGCTCGACATCGCCCGCGCGCACCGCGTCGACGCGGTGGTGCTGGACGGCAAGCAGCAGCCCTCGCGCGAGGCCCACGAGAAGGCAGTGATCGCCGCGCTCGAGGAGCGCCGCGTGGGCCTGGTGTGTCTGGCCGGCTACATGCGCCTGCTCACCGCCGCGTTCGTCGACCACTTCCGCGGACGCCTGCTGAACATCCATCCGTCGCTGCTGCCCGCGTTCCCCGGGCTGCACCCGCATCGGCAGGCGCTCGGGCACGGGGTGAAGGTCGCGGGGGCCACCGTGCACTTCGTCGACGAGGGGACGGACACCGGACCGATCGTGCTGCAGGCCGCGGTGCCGGTGCGGCCCGACGACACCGAGACGACCCTGTCCGAGCGGATCCTCGCGGAGGAGCACCGGCTCTATCCGGAGGCGGTGCGCCTCTTCGCGGAGGGCCGCCTCGAGATCCGCGGGCGGCAGGTCCACATCAGGGAGAGCTCATGA
- the purM gene encoding phosphoribosylformylglycinamidine cyclo-ligase has translation MDPLTYRAAGVDIQAGDLAVRRIAPLAASTHRPEVLGGIGAFAAFCRVPEGYRDPVLVSSTDGVGTKLRIAIMADRHDTVGIDLVAMGVNDVLVHGAEPLFFLDYLAVNRVDPERIEAIVAGIAAGCRQAGCALVGGETAEMGSFYAPGEYDLAGFAVGVAERSALVTGQHVAVGDRVLGLASSGLHSNGYTLAREAVFVRMGLKLGDPIPGTGRSVVEELLEPTRIYVKPVLGVLREVTVKAMAHVTGGGISENLPRVLPSGRRARIDPAAWTVPPIFPAIQRAAAVDDAEMRRTFNMGVGFVLIVSPADIATVIERLQTAGERCFEIGEVVAGEPGVDYV, from the coding sequence ATGGATCCGCTGACGTATCGGGCGGCCGGCGTGGACATCCAGGCCGGCGACCTCGCGGTCCGCCGCATCGCGCCGCTCGCGGCGTCCACGCACCGGCCGGAAGTGCTGGGCGGCATCGGGGCCTTTGCCGCCTTCTGCCGCGTGCCCGAGGGCTACCGAGACCCGGTGCTCGTCTCCTCCACCGACGGCGTCGGCACCAAGCTGCGCATCGCGATCATGGCGGATCGCCACGACACCGTCGGCATCGACCTGGTCGCGATGGGCGTCAACGATGTCCTCGTCCACGGAGCCGAGCCGCTCTTCTTCCTCGACTATCTCGCGGTGAACCGCGTCGACCCCGAGCGCATCGAGGCCATCGTGGCCGGGATCGCCGCGGGCTGCCGGCAGGCCGGGTGCGCGCTGGTGGGCGGCGAGACCGCCGAGATGGGCTCGTTCTACGCTCCGGGGGAATACGACCTGGCCGGCTTCGCGGTGGGCGTGGCCGAGCGAAGCGCGCTCGTGACCGGCCAGCACGTCGCGGTCGGCGACCGGGTGCTGGGCCTCGCCTCCTCGGGCCTGCACTCCAACGGCTACACGCTCGCGCGCGAGGCCGTCTTCGTCCGCATGGGGCTCAAGCTGGGCGATCCCATCCCGGGCACCGGCCGGAGCGTGGTCGAGGAGCTGCTCGAGCCCACCCGCATCTACGTGAAGCCGGTGCTGGGGGTGCTGCGGGAGGTGACGGTGAAGGCGATGGCCCACGTCACGGGCGGCGGCATCAGCGAGAACCTGCCGCGCGTGCTTCCGTCGGGGCGGCGCGCGCGCATCGATCCGGCCGCCTGGACGGTGCCGCCGATCTTCCCGGCGATCCAGCGGGCCGCCGCGGTGGACGACGCCGAGATGCGCCGGACGTTCAACATGGGGGTGGGCTTCGTGCTGATCGTCTCGCCCGCCGATATCGCGACGGTCATCGAGCGGCTGCAGACCGCGGGCGAGCGATGCTTCGAGATCGGGGAGGTCGTGGCCGGGGAGCCCGGGGTGGATTATGTCTGA
- the purL gene encoding phosphoribosylformylglycinamidine synthase subunit PurL, with translation MTAGDPKVTLELAQSHGLTAEEYDRIIRRLSREPTFTELGLFSALWSEHCAYKHSRVFLRSLPTRAAHVLQGPGENAGIVDLGGDLALTFKIESHNHPSFIEPFQGAATGVGGILRDIFTMGARPIAVLDSLRFGDPADPRTRRLIEGVVSGIGWYGNCFGVPNLGGEVGFAPEYAGNPLVNAMAVGLVSKRGIFRARAEGVGNPVFYVGAKTGRDGIHGATMASSTFDETAEERRPTVQVGDPFTEKLLLEACLEAMATGAIVGIQDMGAAGLACACSEMPARAGMGMEIEASRVPQRETGMTPYEIMLSESQERMLLVAARGREDDVRRTFAKWELDAVDIGTVTDDGLLRVRFHGAVVAEVPVKALADEAPVYEKPTARPEWQDALAGFDPLSVATGTDASATLLDLLASPGIASKEWVYRQYDQQVGINSLVLPGSDAGVLRIKGTRTGVAVTTDCNARFVYLDPRAGAAMAVAEAARNLSVSGARPLGLTDCLNFGSPERPEILWQFKEAVAGISEACRALEIPVVGGNVSFYNETLGQAVLPTPVVGMAGILDDVEARCTQWFAEEGDRIALLGPDTVSLGGSEWLWARHRRVAGRLAPLDLAVERAVQEACRAAIGARLLGSAHDCAEGGLAVTLVEACVTGPRRLGAEVALGPARGPADLILFGEGPSRVLVSVKVARAQHFEQLMKEFRVTWRFIGRVGGDRLRIWNDEGSLVDLELDRISGAWRGGFERHVS, from the coding sequence GTGACCGCGGGCGACCCTAAGGTCACGCTGGAGCTGGCCCAGAGCCACGGCCTCACGGCCGAAGAGTACGATCGCATCATCCGGCGCCTCAGCCGGGAGCCCACCTTCACCGAGCTCGGTCTCTTCTCCGCGCTGTGGTCCGAGCATTGCGCCTACAAGCACTCCCGGGTCTTCCTCCGCTCGCTCCCCACCCGGGCGGCCCACGTCCTGCAGGGGCCCGGGGAGAACGCGGGCATCGTGGATCTGGGCGGAGATCTGGCGCTCACCTTCAAGATCGAGAGCCACAATCATCCCTCCTTCATCGAGCCCTTCCAGGGCGCGGCCACCGGGGTGGGCGGCATCTTGCGCGACATCTTCACGATGGGCGCGCGGCCCATCGCGGTGCTCGACTCGCTGCGCTTCGGCGACCCGGCCGACCCGCGCACGCGCCGTCTGATCGAGGGCGTGGTCTCGGGCATCGGGTGGTACGGCAACTGCTTCGGGGTGCCGAACCTGGGCGGCGAGGTCGGGTTCGCCCCGGAGTACGCGGGCAACCCGCTGGTCAACGCGATGGCGGTGGGGCTCGTGTCCAAGCGCGGGATCTTCCGGGCGCGCGCCGAAGGGGTCGGCAACCCGGTCTTCTACGTGGGCGCCAAGACCGGACGCGACGGCATCCACGGCGCCACCATGGCCTCGTCCACGTTCGACGAGACTGCGGAGGAGCGGCGTCCCACCGTGCAGGTCGGCGATCCGTTCACCGAGAAGCTGCTCCTCGAGGCCTGCCTCGAGGCCATGGCCACCGGCGCCATCGTGGGCATCCAGGACATGGGCGCGGCCGGGCTGGCGTGCGCCTGCTCGGAGATGCCGGCGCGCGCCGGCATGGGCATGGAGATCGAGGCCTCGCGGGTGCCCCAGCGCGAGACCGGGATGACGCCGTACGAGATCATGCTGTCGGAGTCGCAGGAGCGCATGCTGCTGGTGGCCGCGCGCGGCCGCGAGGACGACGTGCGCCGCACCTTCGCCAAGTGGGAGCTGGACGCCGTCGACATCGGCACCGTCACCGACGACGGCCTGTTGCGCGTGCGCTTCCACGGCGCGGTGGTGGCCGAGGTGCCGGTGAAGGCCCTGGCCGACGAGGCCCCGGTGTACGAGAAGCCCACCGCGCGGCCCGAGTGGCAGGACGCCCTCGCCGGCTTCGATCCGCTGTCCGTGGCGACGGGCACGGACGCGTCCGCGACGCTGCTCGACCTGCTGGCCTCGCCGGGGATCGCCTCCAAGGAGTGGGTGTACCGCCAGTACGATCAGCAGGTCGGCATCAACTCGCTGGTGCTGCCGGGGTCCGACGCGGGGGTGCTGCGCATCAAGGGCACTCGCACCGGCGTCGCGGTGACCACCGACTGCAACGCGCGTTTCGTGTACCTCGATCCGCGCGCGGGCGCCGCGATGGCGGTGGCCGAGGCCGCACGCAACCTGTCGGTGAGCGGAGCGCGGCCGCTCGGGCTCACGGACTGCCTGAACTTCGGCTCGCCCGAGCGGCCCGAGATCCTCTGGCAGTTCAAGGAGGCGGTGGCGGGCATCAGCGAGGCCTGTCGCGCCCTCGAAATCCCCGTGGTCGGCGGCAACGTCTCCTTCTACAATGAGACCCTGGGTCAGGCGGTGCTTCCCACGCCGGTTGTCGGCATGGCCGGGATTCTCGACGACGTGGAGGCGCGCTGCACGCAGTGGTTCGCCGAGGAGGGGGACCGGATCGCGCTGCTCGGACCGGACACGGTCAGCCTGGGCGGCTCCGAGTGGCTGTGGGCGCGCCATCGTCGGGTGGCCGGCCGGCTGGCGCCGCTGGATCTCGCGGTCGAGCGGGCGGTGCAGGAGGCCTGCCGGGCGGCCATCGGAGCCAGGCTGCTGGGCTCCGCGCACGATTGCGCGGAGGGCGGCCTGGCGGTGACGCTGGTCGAGGCGTGCGTGACCGGGCCGCGCCGGCTGGGCGCGGAGGTGGCGCTCGGTCCGGCCCGCGGCCCCGCCGATCTGATCCTGTTCGGTGAAGGACCGTCGCGGGTGCTGGTCTCGGTCAAGGTGGCTCGGGCGCAGCACTTCGAGCAGCTGATGAAGGAGTTCCGGGTGACGTGGCGCTTCATCGGACGGGTCGGGGGGGATCGGCTCCGGATCTGGAACGACGAGGGAAGCCTGGTGGACCTGGAGCTGGATCGGATCTCGGGCGCGTGGAGGGGTGGCTTTGAGCGACATGTCAGCTGA
- the purF gene encoding amidophosphoribosyltransferase has protein sequence MSAEATPIELDDDKFHDECGLFGIWNHAEAANVVYLGLYALQHRGQESAGIASTDGEHFQVEKAMGWVADVFSRDRLKRLPGHRAVGHVRYSTAGSSNLRNAQPITGTTAHGPVAVAHNGNLVNAEALREELEKDGAVFQSSSDTEVILHLLARSEGATLVDQLARALTRVRGAYTLLLLTPDSVIGVRDPSGFRPLTLGRLDDALVLASETCALDLMEAKVERDVEPGEIVVIDERGVTSVKPFRPAERLQCVFEYVYFARPDSVLWGRNVHAVRKALGHQLAREYPVAADLVIAVPDSGVGAALGFSEESGLPYDVGLVRNHYVGRTFIEPQQGIRHFGVKVKLNPNREVLDGKRVVVIDDSIVRGTTSRKIVKMIRAAGAREVHVRISSPPIQWPCYYGIDTPTRRELIGASHKVEEIQRYLGADSLGYLSLEGMLKATGSDPHHFCHACFTGQYQVGFESEELAQLRLFEP, from the coding sequence ATGTCAGCTGAGGCGACACCCATCGAGCTGGACGACGACAAGTTCCACGACGAGTGCGGGCTGTTCGGCATCTGGAACCACGCCGAGGCCGCCAACGTCGTGTACCTCGGGCTCTACGCCCTGCAGCACCGGGGCCAGGAATCCGCCGGCATCGCGTCCACCGACGGCGAGCACTTCCAGGTCGAGAAGGCGATGGGCTGGGTCGCCGACGTGTTCAGCCGCGACCGCCTGAAGCGGCTGCCCGGCCACCGCGCCGTCGGGCACGTCCGCTATTCCACCGCGGGCAGCTCGAACCTCCGCAACGCCCAGCCCATCACCGGCACCACCGCCCACGGGCCGGTGGCCGTGGCCCACAACGGCAACCTGGTCAACGCCGAGGCGTTGCGCGAGGAGCTGGAGAAGGACGGCGCCGTCTTCCAGTCGTCCTCCGACACCGAGGTCATCCTCCATCTGCTGGCCCGCTCCGAGGGCGCGACCCTCGTCGACCAGCTCGCGCGCGCGCTGACCCGCGTGCGCGGCGCCTACACGCTGCTGCTGCTCACCCCCGACTCGGTGATCGGGGTGCGCGACCCCTCCGGCTTCCGCCCGCTCACCCTGGGCCGTCTCGACGACGCGCTGGTCCTCGCCTCGGAGACCTGCGCCCTCGACCTGATGGAGGCCAAGGTCGAGCGCGACGTCGAGCCCGGGGAGATCGTGGTCATCGACGAGCGCGGCGTCACCTCGGTCAAGCCCTTCCGCCCGGCCGAGCGTCTGCAGTGCGTCTTCGAGTACGTCTACTTCGCCCGCCCCGATTCGGTGCTGTGGGGGCGCAACGTGCACGCGGTCCGCAAGGCGCTCGGCCACCAGCTGGCCCGCGAGTATCCGGTGGCCGCCGATCTGGTCATCGCGGTGCCGGACTCCGGCGTGGGGGCGGCCCTGGGCTTCTCGGAGGAGTCCGGCCTGCCCTACGACGTGGGGCTCGTCCGCAATCACTACGTGGGCCGCACCTTCATCGAGCCGCAGCAGGGCATCCGTCACTTCGGGGTGAAGGTGAAGCTCAACCCGAACCGCGAGGTGCTGGACGGCAAGCGGGTGGTGGTCATCGACGATTCCATCGTGCGCGGCACCACCAGCCGGAAGATCGTCAAGATGATCCGCGCCGCGGGGGCGCGCGAGGTGCACGTGCGCATCTCGTCGCCGCCGATCCAGTGGCCCTGCTACTACGGCATCGACACGCCCACGCGTCGCGAGCTGATCGGGGCGAGCCACAAGGTCGAGGAGATCCAGCGCTACCTCGGCGCGGACTCCCTCGGCTACCTGTCGCTCGAAGGGATGCTCAAGGCCACCGGGTCCGATCCGCATCATTTCTGTCACGCGTGCTTCACCGGCCAGTACCAGGTCGGCTTCGAGTCCGAGGAGTTGGCGCAGCTCAGGCTGTTCGAACCGTAG